The Kitasatospora setae KM-6054 genome contains a region encoding:
- a CDS encoding LysR family transcriptional regulator has translation MDDPDLRQLRAFVAVAEQRHFGRAAEQLAISQQAASKRIAALEGELGVRLLDRGPAYVRLTDAGQRLLAPARAALAAGRAAVAAVRQQAAPARLDVWGHLFEPLRTVREVLSGISGLTVEVGAARDLDAVAAALSRGESAAGFGRHQPGSGRELAHRLVRLEPVDAVLPAAHPLARADRLRPADLAALRLVLPAAPARLDFLARFGERFGVPLLPGDANLGLAHLLDRVRALPDGCTLLPAELPLAVPPGLVVRPLADPVPLYAWSLVWHRERPHPAVPALLRAFAERGRDRRWLEYRPGRDWLPGADADELA, from the coding sequence ATGGACGACCCGGACCTCCGGCAGCTGCGCGCCTTTGTCGCGGTCGCCGAACAGCGCCACTTCGGGCGCGCCGCCGAGCAGTTGGCGATCAGCCAGCAGGCCGCCTCCAAGCGGATCGCCGCCCTGGAAGGGGAGTTGGGCGTCCGACTGCTCGACCGCGGCCCCGCCTACGTGCGGCTCACCGATGCCGGACAGCGGCTGCTCGCCCCCGCCCGGGCCGCGCTGGCCGCCGGACGGGCCGCCGTCGCCGCCGTCCGGCAGCAGGCCGCGCCCGCCCGGCTGGACGTCTGGGGGCACCTGTTCGAGCCGCTCCGCACCGTGCGCGAAGTCCTCTCCGGGATAAGCGGGTTGACCGTCGAGGTCGGCGCCGCCCGAGACCTGGACGCGGTCGCCGCCGCCCTCTCCCGGGGCGAGAGCGCGGCCGGCTTCGGCCGCCACCAGCCCGGCTCGGGACGGGAGTTGGCCCACCGCCTGGTCCGGCTGGAACCCGTCGACGCGGTGCTGCCCGCCGCCCACCCGCTGGCCCGCGCCGACCGGCTGCGCCCCGCCGACCTGGCCGCGCTCCGGCTGGTACTGCCCGCCGCCCCGGCCCGGCTGGACTTCCTGGCCCGGTTCGGCGAGCGCTTCGGCGTCCCGCTGCTGCCCGGCGACGCCAACCTGGGCCTGGCCCACCTGCTCGACCGGGTCCGGGCGCTGCCCGACGGCTGCACCCTGCTGCCCGCCGAACTCCCGCTCGCCGTCCCGCCCGGCCTGGTCGTCCGCCCGCTGGCCGACCCCGTCCCGCTGTACGCCTGGTCGCTGGTCTGGCACCGCGAACGCCCGCACCCCGCCGTCCCCGCCCTGCTGCGTGCCTTCGCCGAACGCGGCCGCGACCGCCGCTGGCTGGAGTACCGCCCCGGCCGCGACTGGCTGCCCGGCGCGGACGCCGACGAGCTGGCCTGA